One part of the Kiritimatiellia bacterium genome encodes these proteins:
- the atpD gene encoding F0F1 ATP synthase subunit beta gives MASTERKATGRVSQVMGAVVDVEFPGGDLPPINAALKVSNPFISAEPFNLTLEVAQHLGDNVVRTIAMDTTDGLKRGTEVLNTGESITMPVGPGTLGRVMNLLGEPIDQQGPIKTDLRWPIHRPAPEYKEQDTKDRMLVTGIKVIDLLAPYKKGGKIGLFGGAGVGKTVLIQELIRNVATEHGGYSVFAGVGERTREGTALYREMKESGVIDKTALVYGQMNEPPGARARVALSALTIAEYFRDELRQDVLLFIDNIFRFTQAGSEVSALLGRIPSAVGYQPTLATDMGELQERITSTRNGSITSIQAVYVPADDYTDPAPATTFAHLDATTELSRPIAELGIYPAVDPLTSNSTILTPEVVGMEHYQVARGVKEILQRYKELQDIIAILGMDELSEEDRLIVSRARKIQRFLSQPFHVAEQFTGMPGTYVQVADTVRSFKEVLEGKHDDIPEQAFYMVGHIDDVLAKARKIRGG, from the coding sequence CAACGCCGCCCTAAAGGTCAGCAACCCGTTCATCAGTGCCGAGCCGTTCAATCTAACTCTGGAGGTGGCCCAGCATCTCGGTGACAACGTCGTCCGAACCATTGCCATGGACACCACCGATGGCCTGAAGCGGGGCACGGAAGTTCTCAACACAGGGGAGAGCATTACGATGCCCGTCGGGCCGGGAACGCTGGGGCGAGTGATGAACCTGCTCGGCGAACCCATCGATCAGCAAGGCCCCATTAAAACGGACCTCCGCTGGCCCATTCATCGCCCGGCGCCCGAGTACAAGGAACAGGACACAAAGGACCGAATGCTGGTCACCGGCATCAAGGTCATCGACCTCCTCGCGCCGTACAAAAAAGGTGGCAAGATCGGGCTGTTTGGCGGCGCGGGCGTCGGAAAGACGGTCCTGATTCAGGAGCTGATCCGGAATGTTGCCACCGAACACGGCGGCTATTCGGTCTTCGCAGGCGTCGGGGAACGGACCCGCGAAGGCACCGCCCTATACCGCGAGATGAAAGAATCCGGTGTCATCGACAAAACGGCGCTCGTTTACGGGCAGATGAATGAGCCGCCGGGCGCGCGGGCCAGGGTCGCACTATCCGCCCTGACGATCGCGGAATATTTCCGCGACGAATTGCGCCAGGACGTTCTCCTGTTCATCGATAACATTTTCCGGTTTACCCAGGCGGGCTCGGAAGTCTCCGCACTGCTCGGACGCATCCCGTCCGCCGTCGGATACCAACCCACCCTCGCGACCGATATGGGCGAATTGCAGGAGCGCATCACCTCCACCCGAAACGGCTCCATCACCTCGATCCAGGCGGTCTATGTCCCCGCGGACGATTACACCGACCCGGCGCCCGCCACCACCTTCGCCCATCTGGACGCAACAACGGAACTGTCGCGTCCTATCGCCGAGCTCGGCATCTACCCCGCCGTGGATCCCCTCACCTCGAATTCCACAATCCTCACTCCGGAAGTTGTAGGGATGGAACATTATCAGGTCGCCCGCGGGGTCAAGGAAATCCTTCAGCGATACAAGGAACTTCAGGACATCATTGCTATTCTCGGGATGGACGAACTCTCTGAGGAAGATCGTCTGATCGTTTCGCGGGCCCGCAAAATCCAGCGGTTCCTCTCCCAACCTTTCCACGTCGCCGAACAGTTCACGGGAATGCCCGGAACATACGTCCAGGTCGCCGACACCGTCCGCTCCTTCAAAGAAGTGCTGGAAGGCAAGCACGACGACATCCCCGAGCAGGCGTTCTACATGGTGGGGCACATTGACGACGTGCTTGCCAAGGCAAGGAAGATCCGCGGCGGTTGA
- a CDS encoding PQQ-binding-like beta-propeller repeat protein, with translation MNWGHAAALAIGLAAVATGADWPQLQRDAAKSGYQPAMRIATTNRHANSTPYGGYGTGIWAFTNRFLSGQPVVAGDLVVVGSLTNRVFALDLTNGSIRWSADVGSAVLNSCAIHSGRVIVATQSGLLIALNPANGQTLWTYHGARKGYAAAPTVADGVVYIGSKDGRFHAVDALTGATQWIFQVGGPADTGAVRAAILCSAAVLSNRVFFGAENMYAYALDRGTGQRLWRRKLTGQSFVFGAEVGSDDERGGVSVSAGWPVASRQNGGVVIFRTQPVYPFHRNLEIGEWIIETATGTNGMGNPLGNTNAWRIEQRAISAWLSSNAQIRSFWELDPATGADKYSVPMPILYTSGSGGTPAPPVVDDVNNRAWVVLRSAYSRIDSFGMVRQYGEFAKLHLNFDPAIYTNPAQGRLAFTYFACHGWPECITAWGDIHKVSDEGEVLTACENALVSSTWVNEGGWDLDAERSFNIRYYSSNDLGEAPLYGSSCGAVFANGWIILRDTVGVKGYEAN, from the coding sequence ATGAACTGGGGTCATGCAGCCGCTCTGGCTATTGGGCTAGCTGCTGTCGCCACTGGCGCGGATTGGCCTCAATTGCAGCGTGATGCCGCAAAATCCGGTTATCAGCCGGCGATGCGGATCGCGACCACGAATCGTCACGCAAACTCAACCCCCTACGGCGGTTATGGCACTGGCATCTGGGCATTTACTAATCGGTTTCTCTCTGGCCAGCCGGTCGTCGCCGGCGATCTGGTCGTCGTCGGCTCCCTCACCAACCGCGTCTTCGCCCTCGATTTGACCAACGGCTCCATCCGCTGGTCCGCCGATGTCGGCAGCGCCGTCCTCAATTCCTGCGCCATCCACTCCGGACGCGTCATCGTCGCCACCCAATCAGGTTTGCTCATCGCTCTCAATCCTGCGAACGGCCAAACGCTCTGGACCTACCACGGCGCCCGCAAAGGCTACGCCGCCGCCCCCACTGTCGCCGACGGCGTCGTCTACATCGGCTCCAAGGACGGCCGCTTCCACGCCGTCGATGCCCTCACCGGCGCCACCCAGTGGATCTTCCAGGTCGGCGGACCGGCCGACACCGGCGCGGTGCGCGCGGCGATTCTGTGTTCGGCGGCGGTGCTGAGCAACCGCGTGTTTTTCGGCGCGGAGAACATGTACGCCTACGCGCTGGACCGCGGCACGGGGCAGCGGCTGTGGCGCCGGAAGCTGACCGGGCAATCGTTTGTCTTTGGGGCGGAAGTGGGGTCGGACGACGAGCGCGGCGGCGTCTCGGTCTCGGCCGGCTGGCCGGTCGCCTCCCGCCAAAATGGCGGCGTTGTGATATTCCGCACTCAGCCTGTCTACCCGTTCCACCGAAACCTTGAGATCGGCGAATGGATTATCGAGACGGCGACCGGCACGAACGGCATGGGCAATCCATTGGGCAATACAAACGCCTGGAGAATTGAACAGCGAGCCATCAGCGCATGGCTATCGAGCAACGCGCAAATCCGCTCGTTCTGGGAACTCGATCCTGCGACGGGCGCCGACAAGTACTCAGTCCCGATGCCGATTCTGTACACGAGTGGATCAGGCGGCACCCCCGCGCCGCCGGTCGTGGACGACGTCAACAACCGCGCGTGGGTGGTCTTGCGTTCGGCCTACTCGCGCATCGACAGCTTCGGCATGGTTCGACAGTACGGGGAATTCGCCAAACTGCATCTCAACTTTGATCCCGCCATCTACACAAATCCGGCGCAGGGCCGCCTCGCCTTTACCTACTTTGCCTGCCATGGATGGCCCGAGTGCATCACGGCATGGGGCGACATCCACAAGGTTTCGGACGAAGGGGAGGTTCTGACTGCCTGTGAAAACGCCCTCGTCTCCAGCACATGGGTCAATGAAGGCGGCTGGGACCTCGACGCCGAGCGCTCGTTCAACATCCGATACTACAGTTCGAACGATTTGGGCGAGGCCCCGCTGTACGGATCGAGCTGCGGCGCGGTCTTCGCCAACGGCTGGATCATCTTGCGCGACACGGTAGGAGTAAAGGGGTATGAGGCAAACTAG
- a CDS encoding F0F1 ATP synthase subunit epsilon: MSRTFKFAILSPGGKAFEGDAESVKATGALGGFGVLAGHAPMIAAVVPGVCAVRTLDQGEKYFFAGEGVLEVSRSGVVMLVDEAFAVDNPIEARQRASERLRLEQRPSA; encoded by the coding sequence ATGAGCCGAACATTCAAGTTCGCCATTCTCAGCCCAGGCGGGAAGGCGTTTGAGGGAGATGCCGAATCCGTCAAGGCAACAGGCGCCCTCGGCGGATTTGGCGTTCTTGCTGGGCATGCTCCGATGATCGCAGCCGTGGTTCCGGGGGTTTGCGCCGTGCGGACCCTCGACCAAGGTGAAAAATATTTTTTTGCAGGAGAGGGCGTGCTCGAAGTCTCCAGATCTGGCGTGGTGATGCTGGTTGACGAAGCCTTCGCGGTGGACAATCCGATCGAAGCGCGGCAAAGAGCATCGGAACGTCTCCGTCTCGAACAGAGACCTTCCGCATGA
- a CDS encoding DUF2905 domain-containing protein, with translation MQRIIIGLGLILVVLGLLWPLLTKLPFGRLPGDITIQGENYVVKLPLMTCLILSVLLSLVLYLVRR, from the coding sequence ATGCAAAGGATCATCATCGGTTTAGGTCTTATACTGGTTGTATTGGGCTTGCTCTGGCCGCTGCTGACGAAGTTGCCATTTGGCAGGCTCCCGGGCGACATCACCATTCAGGGCGAAAATTATGTAGTCAAATTGCCCCTCATGACCTGCCTGATTCTCTCCGTGCTGCTATCTCTGGTTTTGTATCTTGTTCGACGATAA